The following DNA comes from Anopheles arabiensis isolate DONGOLA chromosome 3, AaraD3, whole genome shotgun sequence.
TGTGTTGTGTATGGTTGAACAATGGACTATTACCCACTTTAGCCTCATCTAAAGACGATTTGTAAATTTTTATCTACAACGCTTCATTAAACAGACCGGATATGACGATATTACACATGCTTTATCTATGTTATGATTTCGTTGTGTCTTGATAATTGTTTGGAATATTTGATTAAGGAAAAATGTGCAGAGGTGCTACTTCTTGAGCTCCTCCGCATTCTTCACTTTGTCTCTAAATGCGACAGTAAAAATGACCTTAGAAAGTGATATAAATTGAGCGTAAGGCATGACTCACATACGTTAATGAAGTTAATTTACTCCACGATATCAAAACGTATTAGTGAACTGACAATAAATGATACGTACAAAGCTGTGCCAAATTAAAATGATGTAATATGATTTTAGCATCTTGTATTTTTTGGGTAGTTTTCCTATTATTCGGCAGCAGTGGGCAGCtattattaaaacaattcaaaactgCTCTGATGCCGAAAGCCAAGCTGAAACAAAGCTACAGGAAATACAATAGTGCTAAAAAACATCTTCTAGTTTGAATAGCGAACCTTATACAGGGAAAAGAAaggtttattttaattgtatATGTAACCACGTTTAGTCCTTACATAGTTGACTTATCCCCTAGCTGAAATGCTTAGGCTTAGTTTGGGTTGATGGGAAGGCTGAGTATCGTTCAGCCATCACTTTCATTCAGCAATATGATATTGGTAATCCGCTTTCTTCGGATTGTTACACACAAAAGACAACGTAAAGCAACCCTTGTAGCAGCTGGCGGGATGACGATTTTCCTGGAGGATTGCAGGACGGCACGAAACCTTTTTTACGGATCGAGCATGAGAAAACAAAGCGATTCCGTCCGCTGATATGTATTCTATAAATCGTGATAAAATGCGTTCTGGAACGAGTTGATGGATCTTTACGCCAGATTGTTAGATCCACATTAAACGTGTACCTCTTGACGTCAAGGGGTTGTACCGAATTTTGCAGCACTCTATTAACGAAATACAcggcaacagaaaaaaaatgtatgtgCGTTAAGCGACCAAACTATCATAGTTGCTTTAGTTGTTGAATTCATTTTACATATAACATCACAAGTGATGTATATATGCATATTATTAATTTAGATACTGATTttaataaatgtgtttttatgtagaaaaaataaataaaatcgactatttaaaaattcatctGGAGATAAAAAATTATCATCTTCTCCATCTAtactttgtttcaaaatgatggCTTCACTTAGATTTTGTCGATTCATAGTAATTATATGTAACCGGCACATTTCGAAAAGAATCACAAGGGTTTTAAAGCTTTTGCACAatgttttgccaaaaaaaagcacaaaaatgtaaaattaataattttataataacATGTACTTGAAATGCAGGTGTTTCAAAATGATAGCCTCGTCAAAGTTTTCTTGCTAAATTCAGCTCGAAACAATTAAGCGACTCCggcccgttggtgcagcgagtttggGTCGAGTATTGAACCTACCTTGACCCGTCTCGAACTCGATGCACCAAcgagtcggagtcgcttatgctttatCGCACCTACTCATCATTCGGGTCGACTCGAACTCGCCACAACCACGGGTCAGAAAGGTATGCACGCTTCACTCATTaggatctaaaggcaaggacaaggcaaaagagcCACAGAAAAGTTTCCTAACTGAACTTCAGTCCACAGTCCACAGTCCACATGTCCTCTAgatgcgttgtctatgcgtctcgctcggtatcacagcggcatatagcaggtaagcagtacaaatgctgctacctgatacgcacaTGTTTAacgaacacaactattcggATCGGCTCGGTAAACGTCGGGTGGACGCCAGAACGCAAAGCCacagactttttcatgatttttttatgacatcggctgttttggaccacACGTGTGGACCTCGACAATGAACTCACCTTGGGTCGACCCGaccaccaacgggtcggagtcgcttatgctttcttgtAGCTACCGGAATTGTTGCACCTactgaacctacttgtacctttcgggtagacccaaacgactccgggtcgcttacgAATGGCTCCGGCCCGGTAGGTTCGGATCGGCCCGCCCATCGCTAGTGTACACCGCCTACCATAACTATATGAACAGTTGTTGGACAGTCTCACAGTTGAAAACAATatacagtggccggcaatataaagtgaccactacttacaattttactttttttttttcattttttcagtgaaaaatgaagttattgtactgctttattttttgaaacattgttcgtgatatgcttaagaatgcgtagtaccatagcatgacaaaaatgagaagtttgcttcaagaaaaaatatgttttccaaaattgatcaaaatcactgggccaaaataaagtgcccactttattcattctacagaaaatatttttctgaacaaatataacaccaaacttataatttatgtgcgttcctctcgcattctttacatgttcgaggatctttgacataatttattttgttttatttgcacataTTTGGCATTTGTTCTTCTTAGGAATATTTCAGagctttaacatattttgtttttcctaatCACGTCATTCTCACCACATTTGAATCAAAATTTTCACACGAAATCTCGATAGGATTAAAGTTAAGACTAAGTGGAAGCCATTAAAGaatttttattcgatttgattgaaaaaaatatatagttGGTGGTTTTAACCactttattaattatttgttatTCTTCTGATTGAAcataacagttttaaaccttatgaaatatttttattttatattcgaacaaaagggaaattatttggtattttacaattgatgtgtcaaatcagtcaaatttgctcaaacaactgtcaaatttagaaaaccgcgtatctccaaATCCGCATGTATGAGGTACCTTGTACCGCCAGTATATTTTTCAATATATCGCAACCACTATTACATGActtatgataaaaaaaatttgtCGTACCATAACTTTAAAGACACTTCGAAAACTAAGTTCATTATACTAActaatggatttaaaaaaatatgtaaaaaacaCAACTACAGTCTGAGCTCATTGtttgaacttcgattccctgcctactattgaatatgtgatTTTTAGTTGGTACGTTTTTGCATCTGATTTTTTTCGCAACGTGCTATGAGATTCACGTGATTTTTTGAAAATCCAGTTTttcatacaaacgcatgcttttaatttaactgtcagccaactatcgcgcgttcaactaaaaagcacgtAAACTAAAAAGCGTACAACCATTGAATTGTGACATACAGGTATTTTTCGATATATGCCATGTACGCGATTTCTTTTTATGCCATTTTTTGAGTTCTTTGAgtagttctttgagcaaattataATGATTTGACTCACTAAATGTTCAATgcaaaaaatcccttttagTAGAAATAATTCAACTTgactttttaatttaacttttgAATTCAACTTACGCtaatattcgagatacgctattgcatCCGGTCagcattaatagcgtatattTTAGAAAGGTGTGATATCTCCAGCATTTGCATTGTGTTATGGCAACTAACAAGATTCAGTAAGCAAAAATAATGTACTAAAGCTGGTCATGACTAACGCGTTAGTTCCAATACAGAGCAGTAAATTTTGTTGTTAAGTTGAAATTGGTGTCACTAtgattatcaatatttttgagcTGCAATTAAAGTAGTGAATTCTTACTTTTGATGCTGTCTAAAGTCCATAAATTACAACAGGTCGTTCAGTCCAGTTCAGATCGTCATTTTACAGAGGAGTGCAAGGTGTCATACAAGTCCTTAGTACCCGTTATACCCTTCCTGTCAATCTCCATAGAAATCTTCATTCATTGTGGCGACCAAAATCAGAGttataagcccacctgtagtTTATCTAAGTACATTAGTCTTGGTAAGATGCCTGATGGAAAGCTTGAGATCGTTTGTAACATTCTAACAAAAGTAACACGTGTTTGCGCTGACATCTGATTTCATCTGATTTCTAAACGTCTTCcagaaacatatttttctatcTGTAGTATACCTTTGGCATAGTACAGTTATATCTTTATTAGCTttagtatatatatatatatatataaagatTCGaccttttacaaaacaataTGCCAAAAAAGTGTGAGAGCTTGCGTTTTTAATTCTTGTTGGCTAAgtgattttgttaatttgtacaagtcttttttttatagaaattgCTTAATTGGCCGCCAAGTGTCTCATTCATGgcttaaaaaaaagtaattttctTAAACTATATACTTATGAGTGAAACATTCACAAGTTTGTATGAGGTTGAATCTTGAGTGAGTAACTTCTTTTAAGACTTGTTCATCAAATATTTGTTGCTAACAAATTAGATCGTCGGAAAAAGTATAACATAATTTacattgattttttaataattttactaAATTTGTGCGGAAGTGAAAGCTcagtttcatcaaaataacTATGTTTGATTTTCCTTCTATTACTacgatagtttttttttaattcttaccTTTTTTAAGCATACATGCATAGAGAGAAGGTAGAAAAAAACTGTCAAGATCTTATGACGATGCATGGTCTGacaattcatataaaaatctGCGAAGTTGCATATTTCTTCATATTTCAGGAGTCCGGAATTGACTGACATATACTATAGAAACAGAAATGCcttttcaaataaatttttgGCTCAAGCGGTTGCGAGCCAAACCAAAAGACCTCGTGGGCCACATTTATCAGTTTGCCATCTCTGGTTTAAGAGAACATCGATGGTGAAGTGGATGatcggaagaaaaacaaatcagatTATGATTACATTGTCGCAAATCACGAAAAACTGTCCATTTAGTTATGGCAGGAGGTGTATAAGCCCTAGCTGAAATGGAGATTTGTTAATAGTGATTTATACATTATTAAATGAGTGTGCAGAAACAACCACCATCAAACATATTAGTTAAACTCTTTTCGTatcgttttaaaaaatattcaattttccttcTAACGAATAATCTATCAAACATCCTACAAAACCAAATATTCACGCCATGAGTGATTGTGACATTGGGGACCATTAACCGTACTGTCGTAggctaaaagaaaaaaatacacgttGTTTTAAGACCTCCTTCCCGGGGAGATGTATGGGAGATTGCAGTTTTTGCGAATTCCATAGCATGTGGCTTTTGATCTGTTGGTTGTATTTgcttagatttttttaaatcaaaactGAGTCATTATGTTGTTTAACTAATTACTTTTTTCTGGAactataaaaattattttgtatttatttcttaCTTGTTAAAAACTTACTCCGTTAATTCTACAAGAGTACACCCTACATTTTGCACGGGAGTTTCAAGTATTGCGGATTGTAAAGGTTATAATTTTCTagacataattttaaaatgaaatttgccACAAAGTTGCGtgccatgatgggcatgttgtcaAGTCTAACGTGTTGACGACAACGAGAAAAATGTCAATTAACACAGTGGACATGTAACAAATTTCcacatttttataataattgttTCTTTGAACAGCCATTACAACCCACTATGCACACCATGGTGCTGAGTTGTCTATTCATATCCCTAATACATTCAATGAAACTTTCAAAGATATTTTAATGTGATCACCAATTTTAGAACTAACCTTGCCATGGGAGTGAAAAAACTTCAATCAACCCAGCTGTCATTTATAATGCCATCTGTTGAAAAATCATCTTGCAAGTTTTGAATTATGCTGGTcacaataaaaattgtttatttatttgtttatttatttttcttttatttattaatttattaatttactaatttatttatttcctactttttgttttattgtgttgtATCATATATTCAGATATTGTCttttgtgttttcgtttttcacaGATCCTTAGGCATAAAATCTCCTTTCATTGTATTCCGAATGGAGCATGAGGTGTTATCAAACAATAGCGTAATGCTAAATCTTACCGACATCAGGAACAAATTGAAATCCGTTCAAAACCTCGACCACTTCATCAGACCGATCGACGGAAATGCTGACGGAAAAATCACGAGAAAAGATCCGTTATCAAACAAGGGTTTAACGGGTGGAAAGTTAAGCAGTAATTCACCCTTAGCTGCGTCACCAGTATTCGGTACCGAGAGTGCTTTCAGTACTGGAAATATTTCGATAACGTTCCTTACCACAGTGGCTCCGCCTTTTGTAAACTACTTTGAGAAAAGTGTCAATGATGATAAGGAGCATGATGTGCAATCCGGACTGACTGTAAGGAGTAAACCTTCGTCCTCAAGTGTAGTAGATGCGGGGGATCATATGATATCTGACGACGATGGAAGGAATGGCAAAAAAGACCGCAAGTATATCATTCCACTGGCATTGAAAACATCCACAagcgaaaaagagaaaacatcTTCGGTATTTCATGGCTCATCAACCAATATCGATGACCTAAAACGTCATATTTTGATGTTACAAAATCTGACCCAATCCGATAAAAACTTTCAAAGCAAATTTGTAGTATTTCCCTCGCTGCAGAAGAACGAAACCGAACGAGTCGGGCTGGTTGCCCCGACCACAGCTCCTGCAACGGCTTCACTGCGTCATTTGTTCATAGCAGCAGGATCTGCTATAAAGGACTCAAATGAATACCGAATGTTTGCTTCTCCAAACCGTGGCAAAAATTCGAAAGCGGATACAAATATCACAAACAATCGATCGGTGGTGCGGTCACAGATCTCTGCTTCGATCAATATGCCAAAGAAAGCATTCCCGGACTCGCACGACATACTGTCTGACAGAAAAGAGGAAGGACCGGTACCGttaaaaacggaaaaaattACTATAGTACCGCAAGTCTTTGTGCAGAACGATCAAAGAAGTGAAACAGTCAGCGATAAGGAGGTAACCATGAACGAACCCTCCGGGCAGGTTATTGCTGATAGTACCAAGATGTTGGGTACATATCAGTTTGAAAATTCTACAACATTTTCTAGGATGCACGAGACGTTGGAAAAAAGTGTAGCCAGAAAGTTTGGTCATAAATCAATGGCATCTGCTAAAAGTACGACAACAAGCATAAATGGTAGAAACATTCAAACTGGTCCTACCACTCCACACATGAAAAGCAGTAGTATTACGATtaaaagaaaaggattcacAGTCACTGCGAGTTCTGTTGCGATCGAAAAGCAGCGATGGGACATGAATGGATCGAAGCTAAATTATACACCATTGCCCTCGGTAGCTACAACGTTAAAAAACGAAGGCAAAGGCataaagcaacgaaaaaatggTAAGCGGCGAGGTGGAAAGCAAACCATCAGACTCAATGGGGCAAATGAACAGCCGAAAACGGTAATATTGAACGACGACGCTATGGTATTACAAATTGATGGTATCGAGCGTAGCACCATTGACGCCACTCGACAGGAGACGTCGGATGTAAGACCTACGAAGCCTGGACGTTCCTCCGGAAGCCGGAAGAGATCTCCGTCTTCTCGAGTGCGACGCAATGATAATGAtgcaggtggtggtggaataCAACAGGGATCCtacaaacagcaaaaatacGCAGCGACTGGACGTTTACCCGTGCCAACGAGCAGGGAAGGACGTTATGAGAAAAGAATGGTGGCAGCAGGTTCTTTGGAACTGTTTGGTGCCACAACGGAGCAACTCACGGATGAAGGATCCATTGAAAACAACAATAGAAGTCACAATTACCGTAATAGGACTTTATCGGCGGATGGCAATGAGAAAGATGTTATGGATTTAAATCCTGATCTATGTTACACACTCAGTGCGCTAAGTGGCGGACAACAGAAGCTGTGTGCTCAGCACACGAGCATTATGCCTGCAATCAGTAGAGGAGCTCGTGCAGCCATTCAGGTAAGCTTCATAAAATTGAAGTGATGAGAAGTGATGAAAAAGGGATAcatttggttgtgtgtgtgtgtgtgtgtgtgtgtgtgtgtgtgtgtgtgtgtgtgtgtgtttttgtttgtttgtttgtttgtgtgtgttttacgtATATCAGGCACAAAGGCATTCGATGTCAAGATGCTGAATTCCCAAAACCGATTTAACGTTTATTTGTAGCTTTTCCTGCTAACATTCCTGCtctattgtttctttttatacaTGAAGGAATGCAAGCatcagttccggaatcgaaggTGGAATTGTAGTATAGTCAATGATGATACCGTGTTCGGGCCAGTATCAAATATAGGTGAGTAAAAACCTCTTTTTTAAGGCAAATCATTGCTAACGTTTTCTTCAGGTCGTTCCTGTGCTACTTGATGACAAGTAAACTATTTGAAACTCACATTTTAATTGTCGAAACGTTATTAGTTAATCATTATAAGCAAACGATAagattatatatatatatatatatatatatatatatatatatatatatatatatatatatatatatatatatatatatatatatatacatattacGGTTTACAGATTAGGTagaaaattttacaaattgtttttcctgttttacttttttttacgcTTTTCCCATCATTACATGTCGTATATCTTATAAATTTACAAAGTTTTatctaaatttgacaaaatCTTTACAACTTTCACGTAACTGAAATCATATATTATCGCTGCTTGTTGGTTGTCTTTTGCCGCCTCTGTCctgcaaataaaatataacCACTCTGGAAACTGTTCTATTACGTTCATCTAACGCTACATAAATTTATGTTACGCTACATTATAAGCACAAAAATATCCGGGGAGAATATGAATAGAGACACCCGGTGTCCCATTTGTTCGTTTCTAGAGCAAGTCCGTAACCAATTTCCAATTTTCTACGCATGAATTGGCGTGACCAGGGCTCAAAGCTGCCTGGTCCATGACCACGGATATGGCTTGCATTTCCATGCCGTTCAGCCATACAGTGATGTAAAATTAAGGACACCCTTTGGTATGGTAGCTGTAAGCAATTGATGTTAGTAAAAAGATTTCTGCATCATACATGTTCTATACAATGAATGTATGCAGTCGTAACAAAACAATCGTTTTGTGTTTCGTGACTTAAACGGTACTGTTCAGCAAGGGTATCCATGCACCCTTGctgatttaatattttaaactgCGGCATTACTTTCCTTTCGTAGCAagaagtttatttattttattgtaagTTAAGGTGTGTTTATGGGTATATGTGCTATTAGTATTAAATTGGTATGAAATTGTTACATAAAATACTTGAAAAAACTTGAATTGTTGTTACGGttgtatttattgtttttaaatagttCTGATTAGCGTTGTTAAGATTTATGTTTAAGACAAAATGAACACAAAGCACGAACACTCGCTTCTATTATAACATGGACGATTAATACACCAACGAGGTGAACGATGGAGGATTAAATTCTTTGCAACAGGTGGTCAATTAGTATCAAAATCACGATGTCGTAAACATTTCGTTTTAGCACTGAATAGATGAGATTTTGTAATGGTTCCAGCGGTATCCCAGAGTATCTTGCGATACCACAGCTCTGAGGTTTCTTTCAGTAAAGAACAATATCGAAGCATTTTTCATACCATCATCGCAGCTAACATATATGAAAGGAAACGCCCCTATTAACTGCCACCGGTTTGGCGGATCAACAAACGGCGTAGAAATTGTATATTTAAATTGTCTTGCGGCATGAGCAGAGAAGAGTTCGGCTTTCACGAAACTCTAGCGAAACCCAACCACCTgttctgtttgtgttttggcAGCTTTTTACGCTGCACACGGTGTTCTTAGTTGGGAGATTCGTTACAAATTTTAATGAGGTTTGGGTTAGGTACTATAATATTCAATTAATAAGATAGAAGTAAACCCAGAGAAAGGTTCTTTCATACTACATAGCTCCCCAGCCATCTACATCTACATCACCCCAGCTTTACTCTATTCATCCATGTGAGGTACAggaattgaaaatgaaatttatacTGTTTACACTAAGTCAATCAATGATTGGAAGCTAAAAGATGATTTTGCAGACATTGgaatttttatattatattgcATAGCTTTAGATACAATAATATGCtttgttaataattttaaatatttatgtaCATAAATCACATAAtaagttttctttttactgtttttttaatttatttattttttgttgaaggCCAAATTATCCAATCTCAAGAAAAcacccgcacacaaacacaaaaacacaaaagatcATAAAGTAGCTTCATTGGTATTTCATATAATAATGCAAACATAATGAATTCTTTGGAAGCCCGCACTTTGCCCATTGTACGCGACGTCCCGGTCCATAACATTGTGCTGAGCGCTtgtacaaataaaatattgttaaacAACAGAAAGAATGACGCGACTGAGAGTAAGACTCGTTGCCGCAACGTATACAAACAACATAGGAAAGATAATCTCATCTATGGTGTATAGCACCATTCAGCCAACCATCCAACTGAAAAACTGGTATCGTTAGTCTCAAAAATTGAGGTGAACTTCATTAAGCTTACAAAAGATTTGCTCACAATGTACAGTAACAGTTGAATCCGCCCGACCGCTGGTAAAATTCGTCGATTTCCAGAGTTGCTTTTGTATTCTTGTATTAGTGAAAGAACAGCGAGATTAATTCGAATTTTTCTTTAGCCCCGTATTACCAATTTGATACTTGAATCGTGGGTTAGTCCTAATCaaattttctttaataatgATATTTGCCGTAGAGCATTGACAGAATCAAAAGCAAAGCACAGCACATTTGGTATAATTTTAAGtctattaaatttattatcctACATTACAtacatattttaacaaattttgaATGATAAGAATAATTAATAGCTAGGAGCAAATGATTATGTATGTTAATGTGAATTATGTAGCGTTATGTGAAATGCTGCTAcgattgttgcaaaaaaactatgtcattgtttgtttttacattCGTTTCATAGTTCAGAACTAATTAagaatacaaataaaaaatgtcgatttatcTCATTATTTACCCTTTGTTCAGCAGGATCCAAAATACTTCGTAAGCTTGTCCTAATCAACTAGTGAACTTGACTAGCTGTAACGGGTTCGTGTAAACCTATACATAGCAGGATATGCTGTGCTACTTTTGCGAGAGAGGGCTCGATCCATACGGGGTTTGATCTCAGGGCAGACAAATTGTTATAAATTGTGCGAATGGACCACTGTTGCACGAACCTAAGGAAAATCTAAATTAGATACTGTTGTTGCGCTTAATCAGAAGTTCAATTAAATGATGAAGAACGAAATTCATTAAATACTCCAATTCTTATTTGCTCGACTTGTTTAGTTTTAGTCAAACTTTGCCGATAGCTGGATTAAGTTATTTCATTTTAGATATTTGCCTTTTCTTGTACTTTACAATATATTGTGAAAACATTTGTTATCAAATGTCATTCACATTCACTTTCGCAATCATTTGCGCAATTAATCGTTatcaattattttcaaatgataaaaatgttttaattctACCAATACGAcctgaataataataaaatgtttttcttgAAATCTTTTCA
Coding sequences within:
- the LOC120900635 gene encoding protein Wnt-5, whose protein sequence is MFKKRKSASKTSATMAANTQNSRSWIILLWIVTFILSTSSSNNVLGVAVGQGIPTWISLGIKSPFIVFRMEHEVLSNNSVMLNLTDIRNKLKSVQNLDHFIRPIDGNADGKITRKDPLSNKGLTGGKLSSNSPLAASPVFGTESAFSTGNISITFLTTVAPPFVNYFEKSVNDDKEHDVQSGLTVRSKPSSSSVVDAGDHMISDDDGRNGKKDRKYIIPLALKTSTSEKEKTSSVFHGSSTNIDDLKRHILMLQNLTQSDKNFQSKFVVFPSLQKNETERVGLVAPTTAPATASLRHLFIAAGSAIKDSNEYRMFASPNRGKNSKADTNITNNRSVVRSQISASINMPKKAFPDSHDILSDRKEEGPVPLKTEKITIVPQVFVQNDQRSETVSDKEVTMNEPSGQVIADSTKMLGTYQFENSTTFSRMHETLEKSVARKFGHKSMASAKSTTTSINGRNIQTGPTTPHMKSSSITIKRKGFTVTASSVAIEKQRWDMNGSKLNYTPLPSVATTLKNEGKGIKQRKNGKRRGGKQTIRLNGANEQPKTVILNDDAMVLQIDGIERSTIDATRQETSDVRPTKPGRSSGSRKRSPSSRVRRNDNDAGGGGIQQGSYKQQKYAATGRLPVPTSREGRYEKRMVAAGSLELFGATTEQLTDEGSIENNNRSHNYRNRTLSADGNEKDVMDLNPDLCYTLSALSGGQQKLCAQHTSIMPAISRGARAAIQECKHQFRNRRWNCSIVNDDTVFGPVSNIGSPEMAFIYAMAAAGASSFIARACRDGQLASCGCSRSSRPSKLNEDWTWGGCGDDMEYGYKFTQTFIDIREKEKKRGTRGLVSIPAKYPKIIERLLHALNDSTKSGVMLNETDTILRPEDLEKLQDKIAKEIANSNLNPKEITDLQERINKEITNSEVFNLKNVNIYDKLKKIFRKPEKTLNGVQFSASAKARALMNLHNNEAGRRAVIKKSRIICKCHGVSGSCSLITCWQQLTSIREIGDFLREKYDEATQVKINKRGRLQVKDPRYKIPSALDLIYLDESPDWCRVNRQLMWQGTHGRVCSKTSSGLDGCSILCCGRGYNTKKIIVKERCNCKFQWCCQVKCEICTRTIEEYTCK